GACGAGGACTTCGTCCTCTTCGACCAGTTTCTCGGTAATTTGGCGGAAGAGTTTCTTGAACGAGATGCCCGACGAGGGCGGTTCGTACTCGAATATTCCTTCGAAGATGCGGGAGAAGACGGAGTAGCGCGTCGAATCGACCTGACAGTTGATGCGTACCGTCCGAACGTCCGTCTGGGCGGACAGTTCGCTGAACAGTTTCTGGACGGCCGTCGTCTTCCCTGTGCCCGGTGGGCCACGCGAGATGACGTTCAGCGGCCGGGAACCGCGCGCAGCAGGTCGCAGTGCGTACTTGAGGCTCTGCAGTTGGCTCTCCCTGTGGGCGAACGACTCGGGGACGTAGTCTATCTCGAAGACGTGTTCGTCACGGAACACGGACTCGTCCCACGAAAGCATCCCCTCTTCGGGGTCGTCTGCCATCACTTTCACCACGCTCGCGCAACTACTTAACCTTTCGCCGTCGAAAAATGTCTGTCGGAGCGACTAGTCCCGAATTGGGCCGCTTTCAGGCCTGCTGCATCGCATTCTGGATGTCGCCGCGGTCCATCGACATCCCGTGTTTGTTCTGTGCGTGTTCCCGGACCATGTCTACGACTTCGTTCTCGTCGTTCGCTCGGACCATGAACTCACAGTCTTGTTGTGTGCATTCGAATTGGTGTGCCATGATTTTCTCCCCCGTTAGGGCGAATACTCTGGACGCCAGCCAACGGCAAAACTCCACCGGCCACGAGCGGGTTCGTCGAACTACCAGCAAACTGGTCTCAGAACTTCTCCAGCAGTCGCCCGTAGAACTCGGTGTCGCCCTCTTCCGACAGTTTCTCCACGATGAGTTCCGGCGTCGAGCGCGCGAGGTGGTCCTTCACCGGCGAGCGGTTGACGACCAGTTCGCCATCGACTAGTC
The sequence above is a segment of the Halorussus halophilus genome. Coding sequences within it:
- a CDS encoding DUF1059 domain-containing protein, which codes for MAHQFECTQQDCEFMVRANDENEVVDMVREHAQNKHGMSMDRGDIQNAMQQA